CGCATCGAATTGCTCCCTATGGACTGAGCCAGATAGTACCCTGCCCCACCTAGTAATTCAGTCGGAAAAACCGGGCCATCCGTGGACAGAGATCAACTCGAACGCAATCAGATCCCCCTTTACTTCATCGCCGTGGTGCTCGCCGCCGCCATCGGCCTGCTTGCGCCGGGCGTTGCCCAGCCACTGGAGGCACTGGTGACACCTGCCATCGCGGTGCTGATGTACGCGATGTTCCTGCAGATCCCCTTCCTCGACCTGCGCGCGGGCCTGGGCAACCGGCGCTTCATGGGCGCGCTGCTGCTGGCCAACTTCGTGCTGGTGCCGCTGCTGGTGTGGGCTGGCACCCGTGGCCTGGTCGAACACCCCGCCGTGCTGGCCGGCGCGTTGCTGGTGCTGCTGACGCCATGCATCGACTACGTGGTGGTGTTCACCCATATCGGGAAAGGTGACTCGCGCCTGACCCTTGCTGCCACACCGGTGCTGTTGCTGGTGCAGTTGGCGCTGTTGCCGCTGTACCTGGCGTTGATGCTAGATAGCGGCCAGGTCGAGATTTCCGTCGCGCCCTTCGTCGAGGCCTTCGTGCTGCTGATCGTGCTGCCACTGCTGCTGGCCGTCGCCACCAGTGCCGGCGCACGGCGCTCGGTGCTGATTTCGAAATGGAACGACGCCTGGGCCTGGCTGCCGGTGCCGGCCATGGCGCTGGTGCTGATCGCGGTGATCGGCTCGCAGATCGGTGTGGTGGCCAGCCGGCTGGACGACCTGCTGCCGGTGGTGCCCGTATATATCGGTTTCGCCCTGCTGGCGCCGGTGCTCGGTTTGCTTGCGGCGCGGCTGTTCAAGTTGTCCACAGGCGAGGCCCGGGCCGTGACCTTCAGCGCCGCCACGCGCAATTCGCTGGTGGTGCTGCCGCTGGCGTTGGCGCTGCCCGAATCAATCCGCACACTGGCAGCGGCGGCAGTGATCACCCAGACGCTGGTGGAGTTGGTGAGCGAGTTGATCTATGTGCGCGCCGTGCCGGCGCTGGTCCGGCGCTAGGCATGCCCTGGGGCCGCTTCGCGCCCCTTTCGCGACACAAGGCCGCTCCCACAGGTACAGCACGCCCCTCAAGGGCACTGCTGAATCTGTGGGAGCGGCCTTGTGTCGCGAAAGGGCTGCGAAGCGGCCCCGGCAATAGCGGCCAATGCACAGTCGTCAGCCCAGTTGCAGCCGCCATTGGCCGTAATGGCTCAAGCGCACGCGGGCCAGGGGCGGCACGTCGATGCGATGGAACGACTCGATCGGCGCGCCCAGCGCATGCAGCATCGCGGCGCGGATGACGAAGGGGTGGGTGACGGCGATCCAATCACCCTCGCTCAGGGCGCTGTCCATCCAATGGGCGACACGCTGGCACAAGGCGGCAATCGATTCGCCGCCGTGGGGCGTGGCCTGCGGGTCTGTGAGCCACGCATGGAGCTCACGCTCGTCCAGTTGCTTGAGCGGCTGGCCTTTCCAGGAGCCCAGGTCGCAGTCGCGCAGGCCTTGATCGAGGGTCGCATTCAGGCTCTCGGCCGTCTGCCGAGCGCGTAGCTCCGGCGCGGTGAGGCAA
This genomic stretch from Pseudomonas entomophila L48 harbors:
- a CDS encoding arsenic resistance protein, whose amino-acid sequence is MDRDQLERNQIPLYFIAVVLAAAIGLLAPGVAQPLEALVTPAIAVLMYAMFLQIPFLDLRAGLGNRRFMGALLLANFVLVPLLVWAGTRGLVEHPAVLAGALLVLLTPCIDYVVVFTHIGKGDSRLTLAATPVLLLVQLALLPLYLALMLDSGQVEISVAPFVEAFVLLIVLPLLLAVATSAGARRSVLISKWNDAWAWLPVPAMALVLIAVIGSQIGVVASRLDDLLPVVPVYIGFALLAPVLGLLAARLFKLSTGEARAVTFSAATRNSLVVLPLALALPESIRTLAAAAVITQTLVELVSELIYVRAVPALVRR
- a CDS encoding histidine phosphatase family protein, with the translated sequence MKPIHLTLICHARTEAQRVGRFALDDDPLRDPPSSLIELSTTTRCLTAPELRARQTAESLNATLDQGLRDCDLGSWKGQPLKQLDERELHAWLTDPQATPHGGESIAALCQRVAHWMDSALSEGDWIAVTHPFVIRAAMLHALGAPIESFHRIDVPPLARVRLSHYGQWRLQLG